The Daucus carota subsp. sativus chromosome 2, DH1 v3.0, whole genome shotgun sequence genome includes a window with the following:
- the LOC108192742 gene encoding monothiol glutaredoxin-S6, giving the protein MCAMETVKRLGFEDPVVIFSKSSCCISYTIKTLISSFGANPTIYELDEVANGEELEKGLSELGRKPLVPTVFIGKQLIGGSNEVMSLNVKGKLKPMLIEAKAIWV; this is encoded by the coding sequence ATGTGTGCAATGGAAACGGTGAAGAGATTAGGGTTCGAAGATCCTGTAGTGATCTTCAGTAAAAGTTCCTGCTGCATCAGCTACACCATCAAGACGCTGATCAGCAGTTTCGGGGCGAATCCCACGATTTACGAGCTCGACGAGGTTGCGAATGGGGAAGAACTGGAGAAGGGGCTTTCGGAACTAGGCCGAAAGCCCCTGGTGCCAACCGTGTTCATCGGAAAGCAGCTGATTGGCGGCTCCAATGAGGTAATGAGTCTGAACGTGAAGGGCAAGCTTAAACCGATGCTCATTGAAGCTAAAGCTATTTGGGTTTAG